A genomic segment from Bradyrhizobium diazoefficiens USDA 110 encodes:
- the atpA gene encoding F0F1 ATP synthase subunit alpha, which translates to MDIRAAEISAILKDQIKNFGQEAEVSEVGQVLSVGDGIARVYGLDNVQAGEMVEFENGTRGMALNLETDNVGVVIFGADREIKEGQTVKRTRAIVDAPVGKGLLGRVVDALGNPIDGKGPIQADKRMRVDVKAPGIIPRKSVSEPMATGLKAIDALIPIGRGQRELIIGDRQTGKTAIALDTILNQKPLNAQPDENIKLYCVYVAVGQKRSTVAQFVKVLEEQGALEYSIIVAATASDPAPMQYIAPFTACTMGEFFRDNGMHAVIIYDDLSKQAVAYRQMSLLLRRPPGREAYPGDVFYLHSRLLERAAKLSKDHGSGSLTALPIIETQANDVSAYIPTNVISITDGQIFLETDLFFQGIRPAVNVGLSVSRVGSSAQTKATKKVAGKIKGELAQYREMAAFAQFGSDLDASTQRLLNRGSRLTELLKQPQFSPLKMEEQVCVIWAGTNGYLDPLPVNKVRAFEDGLLSLLRGKNVEILNSIRDSRDLSDDTAAKLKSVVEGFAKSFA; encoded by the coding sequence ATGGACATCCGCGCCGCGGAAATTTCCGCGATCCTCAAGGACCAGATCAAGAATTTCGGCCAGGAAGCTGAAGTCTCCGAAGTCGGACAGGTGCTGTCCGTCGGCGACGGTATCGCCCGCGTCTACGGTCTGGACAACGTCCAGGCCGGTGAGATGGTCGAGTTCGAGAACGGCACCCGCGGCATGGCGCTGAACCTCGAAACCGACAACGTCGGCGTCGTTATTTTCGGTGCCGACCGCGAGATCAAGGAAGGTCAGACCGTCAAGCGCACCCGCGCCATCGTGGACGCGCCGGTCGGCAAGGGCCTGCTCGGCCGCGTCGTCGACGCGCTCGGCAACCCGATCGACGGCAAGGGCCCGATCCAGGCCGACAAGCGTATGCGCGTCGACGTCAAGGCGCCCGGCATCATTCCGCGCAAGTCGGTGAGCGAGCCGATGGCGACCGGCCTCAAGGCGATCGACGCCCTGATCCCGATCGGCCGCGGCCAGCGCGAGCTGATCATCGGCGACCGTCAGACCGGCAAGACCGCGATCGCGCTCGACACCATCCTGAACCAGAAGCCGCTCAACGCGCAGCCCGACGAGAACATCAAGCTGTACTGCGTCTACGTCGCAGTCGGCCAGAAGCGTTCGACCGTCGCCCAGTTCGTGAAGGTGCTGGAAGAGCAGGGCGCGCTCGAATACTCGATCATCGTCGCCGCCACCGCCTCGGATCCGGCGCCGATGCAGTACATTGCCCCCTTTACTGCCTGCACCATGGGCGAATTCTTCCGCGATAACGGCATGCACGCCGTCATCATCTATGACGATCTGTCCAAGCAGGCCGTCGCTTACCGCCAGATGTCGCTGCTGCTGCGCCGTCCGCCGGGCCGCGAAGCCTATCCGGGCGACGTGTTCTATCTGCACTCCCGCCTGCTCGAGCGCGCGGCGAAGCTCAGCAAGGATCATGGCTCGGGCTCGCTGACTGCGCTGCCTATTATCGAAACCCAGGCCAACGACGTGTCGGCCTACATCCCGACCAACGTCATCTCGATCACCGACGGCCAGATCTTCCTGGAAACCGACCTGTTCTTCCAGGGAATCCGTCCCGCGGTGAACGTCGGTCTGTCGGTGTCGCGCGTCGGTTCGTCCGCGCAGACCAAGGCCACCAAGAAGGTCGCCGGCAAGATCAAGGGCGAGCTCGCGCAGTATCGCGAAATGGCGGCGTTCGCGCAGTTCGGCTCCGACCTCGACGCCTCGACCCAGCGCCTGCTCAACCGCGGTTCGCGCCTGACCGAGCTCCTGAAGCAGCCGCAGTTCTCGCCGCTGAAGATGGAAGAGCAGGTCTGCGTGATCTGGGCTGGCACCAACGGCTATCTCGATCCGCTCCCCGTTAACAAGGTGCGCGCGTTCGAGGACGGTCTGCTCTCGCTGCTGCGCGGCAAGAACGTCGAGATCCTCAATTCGATCCGCGACAGCCGCGACCTCTCCGACGACACCGCTGCCAAGCTGAAGTCGGTGGTCGAAGGTTTTGCGAAGAGCTTCGCGTAA